GGTAATTGGAGAAGCCCAAAGTGCTTTTGTCCCGGGCCGATTAATAACTGATAATGTTTTGGTGGCTTATGAGAGTGTTCATAGAATAAAGAAGAAAAAAGGGAATCATGGTCTTTGCGCGGTGAAGCTAGATATGCACAAGGCTTATGACCGTGTGGAATGGTGTTTTCTTCAAGGTATCATGCTGAAGATGGGATTTGATGTGAGATGGGTACATCTAATAATGGCATGCGTTAAATCTGTGACTTATTCAGTGAGGTTTAATTCACTGGTAACAGAAAGATTTATTCCATCTCGAGGCCTACGACAGGGTGACCCACTTAGCCCATATCTATTCCTATTGGTGGCAGAGGGTTTATCTATCTTACTTTCGGATGCAGAAGAGAGAGGAATGCTAGAAGGGGTGAAGGTTTGCCGAGATGCACCCTCGGTTTCACATCTTCTATTTGCCGATGATTCTTTGATTTTGATGAAAGCGGATGGGGTTAATGCAAATTCTTTAAGAGATGTTCTGCAATCATACTGTAGTGCGTCTGGACAAATGATAAGTGAAGCCAAATGTAGTATATATTTTAGTCTGAATACAACAATTGAAAAAAGAGTTGAGGTGTGCACAACTCTTAATATTCTTGTGGAGGCTTTGACTGAAAAATACCTGGGTCTACCATTGTTGGTGGGGGCAGACAAGAGTGATAATTTCCAATACTTGGTGGATAGGATTTGTCAATTGGTGCAAGGGTGGAAAGAAAAAACTTTATCTATGGGGGGCAAAGAGGTTCTACTTAAAGCTGTAGCCCAAGCTCTTCCGACATATGCAATGTCTGTATTCAGGGTTCCGAAAAAAATATGCAAAGGAATCATGGATGCAATAGCGCAGTGTTGGTGGGGTGATGACATCAGTAATAAGAAGATGCACTGGTTTGCCTGGTGGAAGTTTTGTGGCCCAAAATCTAGGGGAGGGATGGGGTTTAGAGACCCTCATTGTTTTAATTTGGCGATGCTTGCGAAGCAAATTTGGAGATTACTGGAGGCACCAGTTAGCTTGTGTGCAAGAGTTCTGAGGAGTAAGTATTACCCTGATGGTAAGATTCTTAATGCAAAACTTAAACCTGGTTCTTCCTTCACGTGGCAGAGTATATTGTCTGGTCTCAACACTTTTAATAAGGGGGCGATATGGCGTGTTGGAGATGGGCAGCAGATTGAGATCTGGGAGGATGCATGGCTTCCATGTAGTAATTCTGGAAGGGTATTAACACCTAAGGGTCATTTCTTACTAAAATATGTCTATGAACTGATTGATCCTTGCACAGGGAGATGGGATGTTGATCTGATTCGTAGTATCTTTTGGGAGGTTGGTGTCCAACAAATATTGTCGATTCCATTGAGTCAGCATGGTATGGGCGATTTTGTGGCATGGAAATTTAACAAGAATGGCCTCTTTTCAGTTCGATCCGCATATCATGTGGAGTGGGAATCGACATTCGGTGTATCCATGGAACGATCGGATGGGGCCGGATCATCAGGTTTAAACAATGTTTGGAGAGACATGTGGAAATGTGCAGTGCCAGCAAAGGTGAAAATTTTCGCCTGGAAATGTTTAAATGGCATTCTTCCTTGTTATGGTGTATTGGCCAACCGTCATATTATGAATAATTGCCTGTGCCCGGTCTGCAAAAAATATTGCGAGGATATTAAGCATGTTCTATTTCAGTGTGCGGAAGCAAAGGAAATCTGGGTCAAACTCGGTTTGATAGAAGTGGTCAAAGAAGCTTGCGAGGTCGATCAGTCTGGTAGTGCTGTTCTGGATTATTTGTTAGCAGGGAGGTTTAAGAATCCAATTGATGCATCTGTGAAGTACATAAAAGAAACAATTTTGACATCGGCTTGGTACATTTGGTGGAGAAGAAGACAGACGATCCATGCAGAAAGTTTGCAGTCCTTGTCACATGCAGCGCTATCAATTCAAGTTTTGGTGTCAAATTTTGTTAAAGCATCAGGTAAAGAGTCCCAACCAAAGTCGAGTATCTGGAAGAGGGCGACTACTGGATTTATCTCTGTAAATGTTGATGCAAAGTTTGATATTGACTTGGGCTCTGGAGCTACGGGCGTGGTGATTAGAGATGATAAGGGAAGATTTCTAGCAGCAGGCTCCCAGATCATTCCCTTCGCGATAGATGCGGCAACTACTGAAGCACAAGCAGTTTTGGACGGAATTCATCTTGCAAACCAACTTGGGTGTCAGAAATTGGCAATCCAATCAGATTGTTCAGAAGTTATTAATATTCTTCAGAATGGGGGGTTTTCTGCGACAACTGCAGCGCCAATATTCGAGGACATATGTATACAGGCAAGCTCGTTCGGCAACGTTCAGTTCACATATTGTCCAAGGGAAGCGAACCGTGTCGCACATACGCTAGCCCAGGAGTGTAATTCAGAGAAGTGTTTTTGGGTTGATGACCCCCTAGCTTTATTTTATCGTTGTTAATTGACGATGTTAGTGTGATTTAAATTAATAAAACAAGCCATAATggcattcaaaaaaaaaactcctcattgggtttgacactTAATTATCTAAAAGGCAACAATAGACCTCCTACAATTGTGGGTTATTAGAGCCTCGGGGATCCCAGAGGACATCAAGAGTTGTTCTCAGAGTCGTCCTCTCCTGACGTATGCCATCATGGGATTAGCTTCCCCTTGAAGCATCCCATCTCACGTCCATTACCTGGGATGCGACAAGACCATACATGACTCACTCCAGCATGGGACATGTCAGAGCCCATCCTACGAGGGGCATGGGATTTTTCTGACATGTTCTTCCTCTTGTCCTTAGAGGTGGGACAACCACAACAGGTGGCTTGTGCACCCGAGGAGGCAAGTGATCGAGACCGAGCCCTCGAGCACCCTTTCACACACCTAGCTTGATCTTGTACTCGATGACACCGAGGCCGCCTTGTCGGGGTGGTGTCGAGGGGACCCCATCTCCATCCCCGCTGACGCGGGTGCTTTGAGTGGCTAGGGAGGGGCTCTATTTCTAGCTAAGCTCGTGGTCATGGCGACCGACTGCTCAGGTTGGATCATTGAAGACATCTCCGGTGTTCCCAGAGGTAATGGTGTCCATGGGAGTGCTTGGTAGATATTTTTAGGTGGCGCCGGTGGTTTGCCACTGTGGAGATTGTGGTGGCAGTTTTATCTCGATGCGTGCCTGAGGCGGAGCTCATGGCCTGACCGAGACAGTGAGTGAAAGAGGGGGTCGTGAGGGGAGGGGTGCAGGATGCGTCCACGAGTGCACAGTCGTGAAACAACGCGGTCGAAGTGCCACAACGTGAGCAGTACGCAACAGAAAGTTGTTTCTGCACTATTGCCGCTCTGGCATGTGTGGTTACCACCGCCATCATCAGCATAGACATGGTTTCGAGCCTAGGGCCCGATGTTCGGGCTGCAAGTTGGTATGGCCGAGTCCCTAGGTGTTTTGTAGGATCTACGAAGATTTCAGATGAAATGACACTTCACTAAAATGGTGCAAATTTTCTACTGCTGAGATTTGAAGAAAAAAATAGTTTGGGTATCAAATGGAAAATCTTGGGGCTGAAACTAATAGGGTAGCTTTTGAATGAGGTGTACAGACtacacaaaaagtttggggtcaatACTCAATGGTTAGATACCAATTTTTTTTACTTTGGGAGTTTTGGAAATAAAAAATTGTACTGGAGCATTTCATGTTTTAGCATAGTTggaatatagatggtcataagaTACTACCGTAATTTTGTTGGCAGAAAATTTGTGTCTAAAAAGGTGCCTCTTCACAAAGGGGTTTAAAAAGGGAttattttgaagaaaaaaaatgcTTACTCAACAATCTTGGGCTTGTAATTTTTATATTGGAAGAGAATATATAGTTAGAAAAAGATTTACAAGTTAAGCTCAAGCTCAATTTCCTTTTGGAAAATGGGCTAACCATTTTCTGGAATTAATCCAGAGAAAGAATGCAAAGCTAATGAGGGTCAAATTTGTGAAATTTGGTATGTGACAGTAACGCCTAAAACATTAGGTATGTCGAGCAAAATTGTAGTGTGAGCTTGACCATGATACTTATCTCGTCTACAATGTTTACACATGATACACTTGTGTGTGCTTCACACTTCGTGACTTAAACAACTAATCGAACAATATACCTCTTTTTCTCACAAGAAAAGAAAATCATATACACCTCCGAGTTTCTCTAAGGGGATGTTTGGAGCGGTTATAGTTTGTGTGTACCCACATGTATTTGTATCTCAAGCGAGAACAAAGCGTCGGTAGACATTCAAAACTTACAATCATTTCAAATAGACCTTTAAAAGTAAAAGGAAAATTATATTCTTATGAAAAGGGGGTGATACCTGAAATCTATTGAGAACATTGGCGACTGTTTCATGCCCATGGTTAGATGAATGATATGATGAAACAAGCTAAAACCAAAATAGAACATGCACCTTGCAATAAAAAAAATTAACTGGACTAACTCAATGAAATTTAACAAGGTTTCCGATGCATGCTTCAAGTTTATGAAGCAATACACATTTTCCTCCTAATTACCTAAGTAAACCAACATTCCAACTAAATATCCCATGAAAGAAAACTGGTACATCTACTCAATGGCTTGTCCATGAGACTGAGAGATAGCTTATATGATTTCAACAAAGTACTTGTCGAGCATATCAGCAATCATGCATCACCTTCAGTAGCCTTCACCAAAGAAGTCATAGATCGACAACAATGTGTCAGTCGGGGATCTTGGGACTCTCCATTTCCCAAGAGATCGACCTTGAGGTCGATGGCCTCGCGGAGCCAACGCTCCCGACGCAACGGGTCTTCTTGCGATTTGCAAAGGTGGGGTACTGTGGGAACAGATTCAGAAGCACGGGGCGGTGGGAGTAGGCATCATGCGCCCCATAGCTGCCGGCGGCCGGGGGGAACTGGAGTACGCGCATTTGTTGGGTGTTGGAGTTGTTCGGAGATGCTGCCTGGTAGTACATGGCGGCCTGCGCCTGTGCCTGTACATTGCCATGCGCCATCATCTCCGCAGTCGGATACATTATGTGCGTCTGCATCtgtgagtagtaggttgcattaGCCGCGGCCTGTGCTGCTGGCCCTGACATGTAGCATGGCTGCTGCATGTACATTGCTGCAAGAAAAAGAAATATGGATCCAACAAAAAATATGTCAGTATAACCAAAATTTGAGGGCATGTTTGGATTGATAGTATCTTTTGTGTGTTTCCCATATTTTGCTCAACGTCCAGCAAAATATCGGGAAGCAGAAAGCTCATAAACTTACGCTGAATATCCAAACAGATTTCTCTTGATAATAGATCAAGTTGGTTTCGTTGAAACTCAAAGAAACAGGAGCAATATAAATCGATCATGGTCATTTTGATCAAGTTGATATATAAAAAATGGTACAAACACAAACTACTCGCTGCTGGATTGGCTGGCACGCCTCGTTCCACTGTCAGGCCCACAAGAAATTTTCCGTCTTCCTACAATATGGGCAGAATTTCTCGCTAGGTCTGGACACGTGGGTGTAGGACGGTTAATTCCATCCAATCTGGGGCATGCGCGTATGCATGTACAGTGCAGAGACGATTAAAAGAGCTACAGAAGGTAGCAGCAGCAGGATGCTAGCCTAGCCCTACAACGTAAAATCGTGTGACCATGACTGCGAGGGTTTCCCTGCTCCATTGACACTCTACGCAGCGACACTTCGTGGGCAAGATGAGAAGGAAAAGGCTTCTCCTCAACTGACTCTTCAACGTTTGATCGTGCGGCGTGCAACACCCTTCTGACCAAGAAGAGGTGTTTGCAATGTCAGATCGTGTTGCAGGCAGCCGAGCGCAATACGGGGCGTGTTGCGGATTGCCTAGCCAAGCGCTACGCGTACTACAAATCATCCACATACGCAATCTTATCTCCTCGAGTCATCGTCTTCTTCCCGACACATGCCCTTTTGCCCAAATTGAATTTTCTTTGGCAGGTCATGCCTGTCTAATTCCTCTCCAAGCAGCTGCCGCACTGATGCTTCAAGGTTGTTCCCGTTGTTACATGGCATCTCCTTGGAGCCATGCACCATCGCCGCAATTTTTGTGCAGGGGCGCTACACCACCGCTGCCAGAGAAGACCATCCAACAATGTTGCGAGCGGCAACCCCCGAAGCTGTGAAGgagcggcagagtcatgggtgtgACGACCGCAACAGACGGCGCTGTTGCAAGTTATGGCTCTGAGCAAGGCTGGGTGCCGCGAGCCTCCGGGTTTTGCAACATCATCGGTGTTGCGACCACAACTTTGGCAACAACGGCGACATTTTGCAGCCACGGCTCCCGGCACGGACGATGTTGCCAGGACGACGGCTCGCAACACGAGCGATGTTGCGGGGCGATGGCTACTGCTTGATCCAACATCTATCGAGGTACAGCTCTTACGGCCAGCTAGCTACCCGGCTGATCTTTGCAAAAGATCAGCCGGTTGACACATAGTGCTGGCAAAAACGATAAACGGCATGTGCTACTACAAGCGAAAAGATGATGCTACCTTGCATCCGTGCGTGCACATCGTGACCAAAAAGAATACAGCCAAGCAAGCAAAGCAACcttgtgcatgcatgcatacGAACCAAACTACCATCATGTCACTTTCTGAAATGACGACTATAGATGAGTCAACATTCATGCGTGCTAGTAATTTGCCCAGATGGATGCCATCCCATCCAATGACACGACCAGCTTTGACCAGCAGACGCATGAAAGCCGTGGGGATTGCAATGGAAAGTCGTAGATGTATACCCTTTCCAACAAAACCCCAAAGTAAAGCCAACCAAAGAAACGCACAGGCGCATCCGGGAGCTAATCAATCAAGACATGCATGCCAATTGCCAAAAGCAGATTTAATTAAATGGCGGGCTGAGCGCAGAGATGGAGAGGGTTTATGCGCGGACGTACCTTCTCTGTTGCATGCAGGAGGGTTCGGCGCCGGCGGCGCCTGCAGCTGGACCGGGGAGAAGGGTTTGCCGGGGGTCCTGCGGAGCGTCGGCAGCGGCTGGGGACGGCGGAGCTGCCTGGCGAAGTAGTCGGatctctgctgctgctgcttctgctTCTGGCGCAGCCGGTTCTCGAACCAGTAGAAGACGTTCTTGCCCTCGATGGGGCCGTGCTCTTGCAGCCTCGCCGTCACCTGGTGTATCTCCTCGGCGGTGGGGGTGCGCATCCCCTGCCGGTACAGCCCCTCCAGCACCGTGATCTGCTCCCTGGTAGGCACCCAACACGCGTTCGCTAGCGCCGACACCGCCGCGGAGTTGGGGGATATCAGTGGGGAGAGCGGCGCCGACGTAGGGGGAGGGGAAAGGGAGAGGCCGGTGGCGGCTTCGTCGTGGTGCTCGACGCTCTCCATGGCTAGCTAGGGAAGTAGGGATTTTCTTTGCGCTTGGGTTTTGCGTCTGTGTGCGCTTGCCGTCGGGCGTGGTGTTGGGGGTATTTAAAGGCCCGTGGGAAGGTGAGGAGGACTGGGGGAGAGAGGTTGTGCCGCTGTCGCCACGCGGTCAAAAGCTGTGGATGGGCCCGTGGGGCGAGCAGAGGCGCGGCAGCGTGGCGAGACTCGTGTGCCAGCTATGTGCCGTGTACCGCGCGTGTGATCACGATAAAACACTACACATGTAGTAACATACGGGCTGGTACCTATACCGAAATAACTTTGTTCCGAGTATAGCATGTAAACGCGCGTTGTTATGATTCGTCTAGATCTATTCGGCCATTTAGTAATTCACGCGGTCAATGGTTTTCATTTTTCTCCCCCAAAAGCGCAATCATATTTCTCGGTTCTTGGATCTAGATAGAAATACGCGTGAGTTTGTGTGTTTTAGAAGATAAAATGTAAGTAAAAAATGAAGATATTAGTTGTTACCCGTGTCCTAGTCGATCACATGCATACACAGTTGTATGTACATCAGGGTACACCATACCGGCGATGTTCTCCGATACCATTTGACTGAAAAATAACTTCTTCACAAGTGTAGCATGTAAACGGCATATGGCCAGTTGTGTTCCCTCTAGATCTATTACTTCAGACACTCTAGGAAATCACTCAGTTAAGTGGTTTCTATTTTCATTTTCTCCCCTAAAAGCACAAAATGCTTCTCGTTTATTGTATCCATGAAATACACATGAGTTTGTTTGTGTGTTtcataaaaaaacaaaaaaaaaaccaAATTAGTAGCTGGTACCAATACCGACCCCGTGCAGACACAGTTGTATGTAGACTACAATACACCGACGATGTTTCTGGTACCATATGACTCGACAATAACTTGGTTCCAAGTATAGCATGTAAACAGTGCACGGCCAGCTGTGCTCTTTATCGATCCATTGATAGCTCAAGCGGTTTCTGTTTCTTGCTAAAAACAAAATCAAATTAATCGCATTCCTTTTTCTTCGGAAATAAAACCTTACCATTGTTACCATGTCCATTTTCAAAAGCTAAACATAAATTGCATTAACAACGAATCCTGGGTATATGGGCTAGGCCCATTAAATAAATCATATAATCTCTAAAAAAATCATAGAGACCCAATTGGCCCATTCATGGGTGACATGAGGTGTGAAACTTTAGTCCCACACCCTTAGTGGAGGGTGGGTTAGACCAATATATAAGGTTTCATCTTCTATACATCACTAGAAACTTGAGAAGGGGGCACATACACACGCTCCACCTCTGACGTTTGGCTTGCCTCATGCAAACATGTGTGTCATGTTTCGTGAACGAGTCGAGCCATGCTAGGACCTATGGACGTTTATCCTTTTTAGCATGATAAAAGTTGGAATGGAGGAAACTTAGTGATCATCGTCTAAAGTCTATATTAAGATTGTTAGGGTCCTAGACAAATACACACCACACATAATTGCCTGTTACATTCTAGAGCTTGCACTGCCTCTAGATCATTCACATCCCGCTTCTCGACATGCACAATGAGAAAGAGCAGACCTCCGGAATCGTCTCCCTTGAGAGCATCCATGGGAGAGAGACGGTAACGTCTTGTGTGGGGTGTTCATGTGGTTGTGCAATGACACTTCGGCATCATATGTTTCATATGTATTTGTATACCTACTGCTAGGGGTTGCTTTTAGTGTCTTACTGATGGCAATAGAGATGGACGTGCTATATTTTCCTTATCCAATTTGCATGCCTAGTTTGTACACACTACTTATGGTCCAATTATCAAGTCTAGTATGTTCGCTGTGTTTTAtctgatgtttttcttgattaaAATTAATAGAAATTGCTCTTGTATTCCAAGAAATGCTATTTGTGCCGGAATATCAATGAAACTATGTCCTTCCATGGGTTTTTATGCAATGTCAtatgtgaaagtgcaactaatccccgagTGGTTTTGATAATTATTAACACCATACAAGTCATTCATCTAATGCTCATTGATAATAGATTTCAGAGAAgatcaatgattggcatggcaaggACTAGTAATTGTGAatccctca
The Aegilops tauschii subsp. strangulata cultivar AL8/78 chromosome 3, Aet v6.0, whole genome shotgun sequence genome window above contains:
- the LOC109760643 gene encoding WUSCHEL-related homeobox 5-like, which translates into the protein MESVEHHDEAATGLSLSPPPTSAPLSPLISPNSAAVSALANACWVPTREQITVLEGLYRQGMRTPTAEEIHQVTARLQEHGPIEGKNVFYWFENRLRQKQKQQQQRSDYFARQLRRPQPLPTLRRTPGKPFSPVQLQAPPAPNPPACNREAMYMQQPCYMSGPAAQAAANATYYSQMQTHIMYPTAEMMAHGNVQAQAQAAMYYQAASPNNSNTQQMRVLQFPPAAGSYGAHDAYSHRPVLLNLFPQYPTFANRKKTRCVGSVGSARPSTSRSISWEMESPKIPD